The following proteins are encoded in a genomic region of Synechococcus sp. ROS8604:
- the tsaD gene encoding tRNA (adenosine(37)-N6)-threonylcarbamoyltransferase complex transferase subunit TsaD, which yields MPIVLALETSCDESAAAVLRQEGDQLTVLSHGIASQVEEHAQWGGVVPEIASRRHVEALPVLVEQALKDADLVAADLDAIAATVAPGLVGALMVGSITGRTLAALHQKPFLAVHHLEAHLASVFLAEHPPQAPYLVLLVSGGHTELIRVDLDGDMKRLGRSHDDAAGEAFDKVARLMELGYPGGPAIQAIALEGDPKRFRLPKGRVSKPGGGFYPYDFSFSGLKTAVLRHVEALKRESEDLPLADLAASFEQIVADVLVERSLRCCLEQGIDHLVMVGGVAANQRLRSQMQSAGQSKGVSVHIAPLAYCTDNAAMVAVAALRRLSKGVEPSSLELGVSARWPLEKALSLYGSSPPF from the coding sequence ATGCCCATAGTGCTTGCCCTCGAAACAAGTTGTGACGAGTCAGCCGCGGCGGTGCTTCGTCAGGAGGGCGACCAGCTCACGGTGTTGTCCCACGGCATCGCCTCGCAGGTGGAGGAGCACGCGCAATGGGGTGGGGTTGTTCCTGAGATTGCCTCGCGCCGGCATGTGGAAGCGCTCCCTGTCCTCGTGGAACAGGCCTTAAAAGACGCGGATCTGGTTGCTGCAGACCTCGATGCCATCGCGGCGACCGTTGCACCTGGCCTTGTAGGAGCCCTGATGGTGGGCTCTATCACTGGGCGGACACTGGCGGCCCTGCATCAGAAACCGTTCCTGGCCGTTCACCATCTCGAAGCACACCTGGCTTCGGTGTTTCTGGCAGAACACCCACCACAGGCTCCTTATCTGGTGCTTCTCGTAAGTGGCGGGCACACGGAACTCATTCGCGTGGATCTCGATGGAGACATGAAACGCCTGGGACGCAGCCATGACGATGCGGCCGGCGAAGCCTTCGACAAAGTGGCTCGACTGATGGAACTGGGCTACCCCGGCGGTCCCGCGATTCAGGCCATCGCCCTGGAGGGAGATCCCAAACGATTTCGGCTACCAAAAGGGCGCGTCTCCAAGCCAGGAGGAGGCTTCTACCCCTACGACTTTTCATTCAGCGGTTTGAAAACTGCCGTGCTTCGGCATGTGGAAGCGTTGAAGCGAGAGTCTGAGGATCTTCCTCTTGCTGATCTGGCCGCCAGCTTTGAACAGATCGTGGCCGATGTGTTGGTGGAGAGAAGCCTGCGCTGCTGCCTCGAGCAGGGGATTGATCATTTGGTCATGGTTGGCGGCGTTGCCGCCAACCAGCGGCTGCGTTCTCAAATGCAAAGCGCCGGGCAGAGCAAGGGGGTGTCCGTGCACATCGCGCCTTTGGCCTATTGCACGGACAACGCAGCGATGGTTGCCGTCGCGGCATTGCGTCGACTCTCAAAGGGCGTGGAACCCAGCTCCCTGGAGCTCGGTGTTTCAGCGCGATGGCCATTAGAGAAAGCATTAAGCCTGTATGGCTCATCACCCCCTTTTTAA
- a CDS encoding chlorophyll a/b-binding protein, producing MAPNTDLQQKVVAEPIDPVELNAWKRGFTPQAEIWNGRLAMLGLSIGMATLLIVRMFNNAA from the coding sequence ATGGCTCCTAACACTGATCTCCAACAGAAAGTTGTGGCAGAGCCAATCGATCCGGTCGAATTGAATGCTTGGAAGCGAGGATTTACCCCTCAGGCTGAAATCTGGAATGGACGTCTTGCCATGCTCGGACTTTCGATTGGCATGGCAACACTGTTGATCGTTCGGATGTTTAACAACGCAGCCTGA
- a CDS encoding type IV pilus twitching motility protein PilT, producing the protein MEQIVRIAHEQGHSDVHLGIGESPRFRARGEIIRSDWPPTQPSEFQDWLRELLTPQQIDHFRQGKEFDGAHAFSFVRVRINLFDALRGAAMVLRLIPQTILSLDDLKLPPVLQELCARPKGLLLVTGPTGSGKSTTLAAMIDWINRNQSRHILTIEDPIEFVHESQQSLIRQREVGRHTLQFHHALRAALREDPDVILIGEIRDKETLSTAMEAAQTGHLVFGTLHTNSAVKTVERVLGMYQPEEQESVRQSFAESLLGIISQGLIKSAGGKRAAYHDLMINTDACKDYIKKGALDDVEDIMRRSDFDGMMTANQSLQRLVEYGQVEAEKAVAVSPRPNELAQALRGRS; encoded by the coding sequence TTGGAGCAGATCGTTCGCATCGCTCATGAACAGGGGCATTCCGATGTTCACCTTGGGATTGGGGAGAGTCCACGATTTCGAGCCCGCGGGGAGATCATTCGCTCTGATTGGCCTCCCACCCAACCCAGTGAGTTTCAGGATTGGCTCAGAGAATTGCTCACTCCACAGCAGATTGACCACTTCAGGCAGGGCAAGGAGTTCGACGGGGCGCATGCTTTTTCTTTTGTGAGGGTGCGCATCAATTTGTTTGATGCACTGCGGGGCGCGGCGATGGTGTTGCGCCTCATCCCTCAGACAATCCTTTCTCTGGACGACCTCAAGCTGCCGCCCGTTCTGCAAGAGCTCTGCGCTCGTCCGAAAGGATTGTTGCTTGTCACTGGCCCTACCGGCTCAGGTAAAAGCACCACGCTGGCAGCCATGATTGATTGGATTAATCGCAATCAAAGCAGGCATATCCTCACGATTGAAGATCCCATTGAATTTGTGCATGAAAGCCAGCAGTCGTTAATCCGACAGCGAGAAGTAGGGCGTCATACGCTCCAGTTTCACCATGCGTTGAGAGCGGCGCTGCGAGAAGATCCAGATGTGATTTTGATTGGGGAAATTCGTGACAAAGAAACGCTAAGTACGGCGATGGAAGCGGCTCAGACTGGGCATCTTGTGTTTGGGACCTTGCACACGAACTCTGCGGTTAAAACCGTTGAACGTGTCCTTGGCATGTACCAACCTGAAGAGCAAGAAAGTGTTAGACAGTCTTTTGCGGAATCATTATTGGGAATTATTTCTCAGGGATTAATTAAAAGTGCTGGTGGTAAGCGTGCTGCTTATCACGATCTAATGATTAATACGGACGCCTGTAAGGATTATATTAAAAAAGGTGCTCTTGATGATGTTGAAGACATCATGCGCAGAAGTGATTTCGATGGAATGATGACTGCGAATCAGTCATTGCAGCGGCTTGTGGAGTATGGCCAAGTTGAAGCTGAAAAGGCGGTTGCTGTGAGTCCTCGTCCGAATGAACTCGCGCAGGCGTTAAGAGGTCGGAGTTGA
- the wecB gene encoding non-hydrolyzing UDP-N-acetylglucosamine 2-epimerase, whose amino-acid sequence MARLPRVTIVLGTRPEAIKLAPVIQEFRACEALETRVVLTGQHREMVSQVMDLFGLSADLDLNLMAPRQTLTHVTCAALQGLRDEFQAFPPQLVLVQGDTTTAFAAALSAFYEQIPVGHVEAGLRTDNLLDPFPEEANRRLISQISHLHFAPTQQSEANLQASGVVGRVLLTGNTVIDALLRMSERAPALGDFAIDWDAQRVILATVHRRENWGDRLKNIADGMLRVLDSHPDTVLLLPLHRNPTVREPLQALLGEHPHVVLTEPLDYDRLVAAMKGCTLLLTDSGGLQEEAPALGKPVLVLRETTERPEAVEAGTARLVGTDPTTIHREASLLLENSEAYNAMAKAVNPFGDGHASERILGAALKLLEC is encoded by the coding sequence ATGGCTCGCCTGCCACGCGTGACAATCGTCTTGGGCACGAGGCCTGAAGCCATCAAATTGGCGCCTGTGATCCAAGAATTCCGGGCCTGTGAGGCCTTGGAAACCCGAGTTGTGCTGACAGGTCAGCACCGGGAGATGGTGTCTCAAGTGATGGATTTGTTTGGCCTGAGTGCTGATCTGGATCTCAATCTGATGGCACCACGACAAACGCTGACGCACGTGACTTGTGCAGCGCTGCAGGGCTTGCGAGATGAATTCCAAGCATTTCCTCCACAGCTTGTTCTGGTTCAAGGAGACACCACCACGGCCTTCGCGGCAGCCCTCTCCGCTTTCTACGAGCAAATTCCTGTTGGTCACGTCGAGGCAGGACTGCGTACGGACAATCTTCTCGATCCTTTTCCAGAAGAAGCCAACCGTCGTTTGATTTCTCAAATTTCGCATCTTCACTTTGCTCCCACACAGCAATCAGAAGCCAACCTCCAAGCGTCTGGGGTTGTTGGTCGCGTGTTGCTGACAGGCAACACGGTGATTGATGCCCTGCTGCGAATGTCAGAGCGCGCCCCTGCGTTGGGCGACTTCGCCATCGATTGGGACGCGCAAAGGGTGATTTTGGCGACCGTGCACCGTCGCGAAAATTGGGGTGACCGCCTCAAGAACATCGCGGATGGAATGCTGCGTGTGCTCGACAGTCATCCCGACACCGTGTTGCTGTTGCCTTTGCATCGCAACCCAACCGTGCGTGAACCTCTGCAGGCCCTGCTAGGGGAGCATCCCCACGTGGTGCTGACAGAGCCTCTGGATTACGACCGCTTGGTGGCAGCCATGAAGGGCTGCACGCTTCTACTCACAGACTCCGGTGGGTTGCAGGAAGAAGCACCCGCTCTCGGGAAACCGGTTCTGGTGCTGCGTGAAACCACCGAACGACCCGAAGCCGTTGAGGCCGGAACAGCCCGATTGGTGGGGACGGATCCCACCACGATTCACCGGGAAGCATCCCTGTTGTTGGAGAACAGCGAGGCTTACAACGCCATGGCGAAAGCCGTGAATCCCTTTGGCGATGGCCACGCGAGTGAAAGGATTCTTGGGGCGGCCCTTAAACTCTTGGAGTGCTGA
- a CDS encoding DUF1643 domain-containing protein has translation MGRPLNSWSAEAVLSPCGAYRWLLHRPIQSRHHSSEARRVLLFVGMNPSRADGQRDDPTLRRLQGFSHHWGYHHLVVLNLFARISPSPSQLCRCTEPIGAENDLILHSWFQRWAQQPAWDLWLGWGVGGGLQQRDKAISKMLSDVSDQRGELPPPFVAGLTKAGYPRHPLYLPRDVQRVAWAVRFLDEPHSAPVSDLPSPVWRTDRSGAFHVT, from the coding sequence TTGGGGCGGCCCTTAAACTCTTGGAGTGCTGAAGCAGTCCTTAGTCCTTGCGGTGCTTACCGCTGGTTGCTGCATCGGCCCATTCAATCCAGGCATCACAGCTCGGAAGCGAGACGGGTGCTGCTGTTCGTTGGAATGAATCCGTCGCGAGCCGATGGACAGCGAGACGACCCAACCCTGCGACGGCTTCAAGGCTTTTCCCACCACTGGGGGTATCACCATCTTGTGGTCCTCAATTTGTTTGCCCGCATCTCCCCCTCCCCCTCACAGCTCTGCCGTTGCACCGAGCCAATCGGCGCTGAGAATGATCTGATTTTGCACAGCTGGTTCCAGCGGTGGGCCCAACAGCCCGCATGGGATCTCTGGCTGGGATGGGGGGTCGGCGGAGGACTGCAGCAACGGGATAAGGCGATCTCGAAAATGTTGAGCGACGTCAGCGATCAACGAGGAGAGCTTCCACCCCCTTTTGTGGCTGGCTTGACCAAAGCGGGCTATCCCCGCCACCCCCTCTACCTTCCCCGTGATGTACAGAGAGTTGCCTGGGCAGTACGGTTCCTAGATGAACCGCACTCCGCGCCGGTATCGGATCTCCCTTCACCTGTCTGGCGGACAGACCGAAGTGGTGCATTTCACGTCACTTGA
- a CDS encoding sodium:proton antiporter, giving the protein MTPERLGLLWGITVFAGAGARLLAALSNINGVVLLLLSGLLIGRSGLGLVEPLDLGQGLQTIVGLLVSLVLFDGGLNLRLPGDTIKATVLRISVLRIFISLGAGMLAAHWLAGLGWSLAAVFSAIVLATGPTVVTPIVKQIRLAHPLGDVLEAEGLVLEPIGAVLALLLLELALGDLHGWRELAQGLLARLGGGVLIGVTVGWLLSEGLRRLKSSQPVGLRLQLTLGALFLMFGIAEWLLPESGLPASVAAGVVVGRRSTEEAGQLDELIRELAALAITMLFPLLAADVSWAELSPLGWGGVSCVLLLMFVVRPVAVSVATVGLPLVWRQKLFMAWLAPRGIVTAAVASLFAIRLEQAGILGAGRLQGLVFLTILMTVGIQGLTAQPLARVLGLIAEGPEDSDPTASASSEAATQALPIVPESGQ; this is encoded by the coding sequence ATGACGCCTGAGCGTTTAGGGCTGCTTTGGGGCATCACGGTCTTTGCGGGTGCAGGGGCGAGGCTGCTAGCGGCTTTATCCAATATCAATGGCGTGGTTTTGCTGTTGCTTTCAGGGCTGCTGATCGGGCGCTCTGGCCTAGGGCTCGTTGAGCCACTCGATCTCGGGCAAGGGCTACAAACCATCGTTGGACTGTTGGTGAGCTTGGTGTTGTTTGACGGAGGTCTCAACCTTCGTTTACCAGGGGACACGATTAAAGCCACCGTGCTTCGCATCTCAGTCCTGAGAATCTTCATTTCTCTTGGTGCGGGAATGCTTGCTGCGCACTGGCTCGCCGGCCTTGGATGGTCCTTGGCTGCAGTCTTTAGCGCCATCGTGCTGGCCACCGGGCCCACCGTGGTCACCCCGATCGTGAAACAAATCCGCTTAGCCCATCCCCTGGGAGATGTGCTGGAAGCGGAAGGACTGGTGCTCGAGCCCATTGGAGCGGTGTTGGCCCTGCTGCTCCTGGAACTCGCTTTAGGCGACTTGCACGGCTGGCGTGAATTAGCCCAGGGCTTGCTGGCACGCCTCGGAGGGGGAGTGCTCATTGGGGTCACGGTTGGTTGGCTTTTATCTGAGGGGTTACGACGCCTGAAGTCTTCGCAACCCGTCGGATTGCGCCTACAGCTCACGCTTGGGGCGTTGTTCCTGATGTTTGGGATTGCCGAATGGCTCCTGCCTGAATCAGGGCTACCGGCATCCGTGGCCGCGGGCGTCGTGGTCGGTCGTCGATCAACCGAAGAAGCCGGTCAGCTCGATGAGCTGATCCGAGAATTGGCTGCACTCGCCATCACCATGCTGTTTCCGTTATTGGCAGCAGACGTGTCTTGGGCTGAGCTCAGTCCGCTTGGATGGGGCGGTGTGAGCTGCGTCTTGCTGCTCATGTTTGTAGTGCGACCAGTCGCCGTGAGTGTGGCCACAGTCGGTTTGCCCTTGGTGTGGCGACAAAAATTGTTTATGGCCTGGCTGGCTCCAAGAGGAATCGTCACAGCAGCTGTGGCCTCATTGTTTGCCATCCGCCTTGAGCAGGCTGGGATTTTGGGTGCAGGTCGGCTGCAAGGGTTGGTCTTCCTCACAATTTTGATGACCGTTGGCATCCAAGGCTTAACAGCGCAACCGTTGGCGCGCGTTCTTGGCTTGATTGCTGAGGGGCCAGAAGACTCTGACCCCACGGCATCTGCCTCGTCAGAGGCAGCGACGCAAGCGCTGCCGATCGTTCCCGAGTCTGGCCAGTAA
- the gltX gene encoding glutamate--tRNA ligase → MTVRVRLAPSPTGTLHIGTARTAVFNWLFARHQNGQFLLRIEDTDKERSKPEFTKNILDGLHWLGLDWDEEPVIQSELIESHRQAIRQLLDQGLAYRCYASEQELDAMREAQRASGKPPRYDNRHRHLSDEQEEAYRAEGREAVIRFRIDDEATIVWTDMVRGPMQWRGADLGGDMVIARRAPANTVGDPLYNLVVVVDDAAMAISHVIRGEDHIANTAKQLLLYQALGLTCPTFAHTPLILNPEGRKLSKRDGVTSIGDFQAMGYTAEALANYMTLLGWSVPEGMEERFTLREAADVFSFDRVNKAGAKFDWDKLNWLNAQVLHGCSPEKLLEVLEPRWRQQGWVASDPVWANDLAVLLGPSLTLIEDGVTQAQPFFEEPSLEEDGLKQLEQAGARPALQALLSVLELNPWDGLDVERAQTLLKEAAATADVKKGVLMKSLRAALLGRLQGPDLITTWALLARLGNDRQRLRRCL, encoded by the coding sequence TTTGCTGAGAATTGAGGACACCGATAAAGAGCGATCCAAGCCAGAGTTCACAAAAAACATTCTTGATGGCTTGCACTGGCTTGGCCTGGACTGGGATGAGGAACCGGTCATCCAAAGCGAGCTGATTGAATCCCATCGACAGGCGATCAGGCAATTGCTCGATCAAGGTCTTGCCTATCGCTGTTATGCCAGCGAGCAAGAATTGGATGCCATGCGTGAAGCGCAGAGGGCTTCAGGGAAGCCACCCCGGTACGACAACCGTCATCGCCATCTCAGTGATGAACAAGAGGAGGCCTATCGGGCTGAAGGGCGAGAGGCGGTGATCCGTTTTCGCATTGATGACGAAGCCACCATTGTTTGGACCGATATGGTGCGCGGTCCGATGCAATGGCGAGGAGCGGATCTTGGCGGTGACATGGTGATCGCCAGACGCGCTCCTGCCAACACGGTTGGTGACCCCCTCTACAACCTCGTGGTCGTGGTTGATGATGCCGCTATGGCCATCAGCCACGTGATTCGAGGTGAGGATCACATTGCCAATACGGCCAAGCAACTTTTGCTTTATCAGGCGCTTGGGTTGACCTGCCCAACGTTTGCGCATACTCCCTTAATCCTCAATCCAGAGGGTCGAAAGCTGTCGAAGCGTGATGGCGTGACCTCCATTGGTGATTTTCAGGCCATGGGTTACACCGCAGAGGCCTTAGCCAATTACATGACACTGCTCGGTTGGTCTGTACCGGAAGGGATGGAGGAACGGTTCACGCTTCGGGAAGCAGCCGACGTTTTCAGTTTTGATCGGGTGAACAAAGCAGGAGCCAAATTCGATTGGGACAAGCTCAACTGGCTCAATGCCCAGGTTTTGCATGGTTGCTCGCCTGAAAAGCTTCTCGAAGTTCTTGAACCTCGCTGGCGGCAACAAGGCTGGGTTGCTAGCGATCCTGTTTGGGCCAACGACTTAGCTGTTTTGCTTGGACCGTCGCTCACCTTGATTGAAGACGGAGTAACCCAAGCCCAGCCCTTTTTTGAAGAGCCCTCCTTAGAAGAGGATGGACTGAAGCAACTGGAGCAAGCAGGAGCGCGTCCTGCCCTTCAGGCACTTCTCTCCGTTCTTGAGCTGAATCCATGGGATGGTCTCGATGTTGAGCGCGCCCAAACCTTGCTCAAAGAGGCGGCTGCCACCGCTGACGTCAAAAAGGGCGTCTTGATGAAGAGTCTTAGGGCCGCGTTGCTCGGGCGCCTGCAGGGGCCAGACCTCATCACCACATGGGCGTTACTGGCCAGACTCGGGAACGATCGGCAGCGCTTGCGTCGCTGCCTCTGA